The Mucilaginibacter sp. PAMB04168 genome contains the following window.
TTAGCTGGTGATTTGACTGTTTATGGTAAGCGGGAAAACGTCGCATTAATTAGGCAAGGTGACAATGGCGTACGTGAACTTGTTAGGCTTGACTTGAGCAAGAGTGAAGTATTAAATTCACCATACTTTTTTCTGAGGCAAAACGACTACATATACGTAGAGCCAAGCAAATCCAAAATAGCATCATCCGATGCCATACAAAACCGGAATATTACCATCCTTACCACACTCGGTGGTTTGTTAATTTCAATAGTTGCTATTGTTGTAAGCGCTACGAACAATTAAGTTTTATATGTCTCAGAATTTTTACCCTTCCTCTCCCACAGCGCTTGAAAATTCTAAAAGTGCTGACGGGGATGTAATTGATATTAAACAAATAATAGCGAAAGTCATATACAACTGGGTATGGTTTGTATCTAGTATAATTTTGTGCTTGGCTTTATCTGTAGTTTACGCATATTTTGCGTCTCCCAGTTGGCTAGTTTCTAGTAAAATTATAGTTAAGGACGACAAAAGCAGTGCCCAAGGTGCTTTGGGGGGCAGTTTAGGTGGCGGTGTTGGATCGTTGTTTAGTGTTAAAAGTAGCGCAGATAATGAGATCCAAATCTTGAAGTCTAGAACTATAATGCAGAAAGCAGTTGATGCCATGCAATTAAATGTTAGAATCTTTGTAAAAGATGGTTTCAAATCGAAAGAAATATTTGAGGAAGCTCCGTTTACGGTAAACTTGGCGTATAAAGCAGATACAATTAATTCAAGGATTTATAATATTAAAGTTATTGATGGTAATAAATTTATTATTTTAAATGATAAAGATGATTTAAACGTAAAAGCCAAATTTGGAGAGGTTGTACGGCTAAACCAGTATAATTTATTGCTACGTTACAAGCAAGGCGTGAAATTTTCTAAATTGTACCAAATTGCAGTAGAGTCTAAAGATGTAGCAATAAACAATTTCTCGAAAAACTACACGGCAGTGTTGTCCGATAAACAAGCTACAACTATCGATCTATCTCTAACCTACCCCAATCCAGCAAAGGGCGAAGCTATATTGAATAGTATCATGCAAATCTATTTGCAATCAAACTTGCAAAACGAAAAGCAAATTGCCGACAGTACTATGGCTTTTATTGACTCTCGTATTTTGCTCGTATCTAAAGAATTAAATAACATTGAAAAACAATTTGAGCAGTATAAGTCACAAAACAATATAGCCAATATAACTGAGCAGTCAAAAGTACTGGTTAGCAGTGCAAGTGAATATTATGATAAACTAGCACAACAAGAAACGCAGCTAACAATTATAAATGACTTGGAAAGGCGTTTGAATAATTCAAAAAATAAAAATATAATTCCCCGTTCTCTAATTAATCCAAGTGATCAGTCATTCGGGCAAGCTATTAATAGTTATAATGATTTAGTGCTGAGTAGGGATAGGGCGACCTTGTCTTTTACAGAACAGAACCCTGTTGTACAAAATCTCGATAAGCAAATCAACAATGCGCGATTAACCTTGTTAAACAACATTCAAACTTACAAGCAAAGTTTGCAGGTAGGTAGAGCCGAGTTACAAAAGCAAAATATTGGATTTACAGGACAACTCAAACAATTACCGGGAAAAGAACGCAACTATCTGGATTTCTCACGGCAGCAAAATTTAAAACAAGAATTATATTTATTTTTGCTTCAAAAGCGAGAAGAAACAGCTATAACAAGAAATTCAACAATTTCCAATTCGAGAATAGTTGATATGGCAAAAAGTGATTTTTACCCGTTTAAGCCTAAAAAATCTGTTATTTATTTAGTTGGAATTATTATCGGAGTACTGCTTCCATCTATTTACCTGTTTGTAAAAGAACTGTTAAACGTACGGATTGATAGTAAAAACGATATAGAACGAATTACCAGTGCTCCTATACTTGGAGAAATTGGACATAACAGTGATAAGCAAAGTTTGGTTACCGGTACAAACTCCAGATCTGTAATCTCTGAACAGTTTAGAGGTTTGAGAACAAACTTGCAATTCGTATTGGATGCATCCAAGCCTAATATATTGCTTTTTACTTCAAGTATGAGCGGCGAAGGAAAGTCATTTTTGTCTTTAAACCTAGGAAGTGCCTTGGCCTTAAGTGATAAGAAAGTGGTTTTTATGGAAATGGATCTTAGAAAACCTAAACTGTCTGAAAGCGTTGGTTTAACTATTGACAACGGTTTCACAAATTATGCAATATCAGAGGATGTTAATGTTGATTTTAAGCGGTTGTTAAAGCCATTAAGCTTTAACAAGAACTGCTTTTTAATATCGTCTGGCCCCATTCCGCCAAATCCGGTGGAATTGCTAATGAATGGTAAATTAGACACCTTGTTAAATTACTTAAAAAGTGAATTTGATTATATAATTATGGACTGTGCACCTGTAGGTTTAGTTACTGATGCACTCATGTTAGAAAGATATGCAGACCTTACATTTTATGTAACCAGGCAAGGATACACTTATAAATCTCAACTAAACATAGTTAATGATTTATTAAAGAACAACAAAATTAAGAGCCTTTACTTAATTGTAAATGATATTAAAGTTCAAAAAGCTGGTTATTCAACTTATAAACAAGCTTATGGTTATGGGGTCGAAGATGAGGATAGCTGGTTTTCTGAAATAAAAAAAATATTTAAAAAATAATAATGGTTAGGGAAGAGAGCGGGAAAGTAAAGCAATTAGTAAAAAATGTAATTTCTGTTGGTTTTGTTCAAATTGCCAACTACCTGCTTCCCTTAGTGTCTATACCGATAATAGTTAGGATTATAGGGCCTGAACATTTTGGTGTTATAAATTATTACACGTCCTTCATCGCCTATTTTGTATTGCTTGTAAATTATGGGTTTGATTATACTGGTACAAGGTTCATCGCTGTTGATAGACATGACGTATTAAGACGAAACCGGCATTTTACAAAGATACTTTATGCGAAGGGCTTACTGTTCGTCTTATCTTGCATTCTGTTTTTGTCCACTATATTTTTTGTAGCGAATAATGAAGAAGAAATTAAAATTGGAATATACAGTTATCTCATATGTATTGCCTGGGTTATATCACCAAATTGGTTTTATCAAGGAATGCAAAATTTAACAAAGTTGGCTCTGTTTAATTTTATAGTAAAAATCATTTATACAATTTCTATTTTACTTTTGGTAAAAAAGCAAGAAGATTATGTTTGGCAACCAATTACACTAAGTGTTACTCAGATACTTATATCTCTAATATCATTAATTATAGCTGTAAGAATATATAAAATAAAATTTGCATCGGTTTCTGTAAAAGATGTTTTAAACCTTATCTGGGAAGATCGAATGGTGTTTTTAACACTTGTATCAACTAATTTATATACAGATACAAACATTGTTATACTTGGTTTTTTTGAATCTAAAGAACATGTTGGTTATTTTTCGGCAGCGTGGAAATTCACATACATT
Protein-coding sequences here:
- a CDS encoding polysaccharide biosynthesis tyrosine autokinase, coding for MSQNFYPSSPTALENSKSADGDVIDIKQIIAKVIYNWVWFVSSIILCLALSVVYAYFASPSWLVSSKIIVKDDKSSAQGALGGSLGGGVGSLFSVKSSADNEIQILKSRTIMQKAVDAMQLNVRIFVKDGFKSKEIFEEAPFTVNLAYKADTINSRIYNIKVIDGNKFIILNDKDDLNVKAKFGEVVRLNQYNLLLRYKQGVKFSKLYQIAVESKDVAINNFSKNYTAVLSDKQATTIDLSLTYPNPAKGEAILNSIMQIYLQSNLQNEKQIADSTMAFIDSRILLVSKELNNIEKQFEQYKSQNNIANITEQSKVLVSSASEYYDKLAQQETQLTIINDLERRLNNSKNKNIIPRSLINPSDQSFGQAINSYNDLVLSRDRATLSFTEQNPVVQNLDKQINNARLTLLNNIQTYKQSLQVGRAELQKQNIGFTGQLKQLPGKERNYLDFSRQQNLKQELYLFLLQKREETAITRNSTISNSRIVDMAKSDFYPFKPKKSVIYLVGIIIGVLLPSIYLFVKELLNVRIDSKNDIERITSAPILGEIGHNSDKQSLVTGTNSRSVISEQFRGLRTNLQFVLDASKPNILLFTSSMSGEGKSFLSLNLGSALALSDKKVVFMEMDLRKPKLSESVGLTIDNGFTNYAISEDVNVDFKRLLKPLSFNKNCFLISSGPIPPNPVELLMNGKLDTLLNYLKSEFDYIIMDCAPVGLVTDALMLERYADLTFYVTRQGYTYKSQLNIVNDLLKNNKIKSLYLIVNDIKVQKAGYSTYKQAYGYGVEDEDSWFSEIKKIFKK
- a CDS encoding flippase, which produces MVREESGKVKQLVKNVISVGFVQIANYLLPLVSIPIIVRIIGPEHFGVINYYTSFIAYFVLLVNYGFDYTGTRFIAVDRHDVLRRNRHFTKILYAKGLLFVLSCILFLSTIFFVANNEEEIKIGIYSYLICIAWVISPNWFYQGMQNLTKLALFNFIVKIIYTISILLLVKKQEDYVWQPITLSVTQILISLISLIIAVRIYKIKFASVSVKDVLNLIWEDRMVFLTLVSTNLYTDTNIVILGFFESKEHVGYFSAAWKFTYIFLMIISFPLSQTLFPYIAEAFSKNVQKGIQLVQKIMPIVVYFTICCSLFAFIFGGYFIKLFYGDKFVSSILVFRILTIVPVLSYINTLLCLQTMVVLKMDKALLKIIFFCGVISVFLNLIMIHFFGYVGSAFSWIITEMFIALLSYYSLKRSGYDMFSPYYFNIFNAVNEIKGLGRQFMSKKRTSSNL